In Diabrotica undecimpunctata isolate CICGRU chromosome 4, icDiaUnde3, whole genome shotgun sequence, a single genomic region encodes these proteins:
- the LOC140438777 gene encoding uncharacterized protein, with the protein MEVRTLAYQYATANNKSYPPSWDQKKIAGKEWLRQFLRRHEDLSLRKPEPTSLARSTSFNKTNISSFFKNYKEALSRGDFSPEKIWNCDETGLTTVHVPPKIVGPKGIKQLGQMTSGERGQNVTLIASINAIGNHIPPMMIFPRVNFKPHMLKGCPVGTIGGANSSGWSNEILFLEYLQHFKNHVKPTVENPVILLLDNHDSHVNVSVINFCKKNGILPITFHPHTSHKMQPLDRTVFGPMKTYYNTACSEWMIMHPGQPITIYDIAELAGKAFPKAFTTSNIQKGFEVSGLYPVNENIFEDNEFLSSYVTDRPLNQLTDSREQVNVEQDGEKTKTTVNEMEVSTPSTSNIRQAGTSGSSITPEMLRPYPKAPVRK; encoded by the coding sequence ATGGAAGTTCGTACTTTAGCATACCAGTATGCAACTGCAAATAACAAGTCTTATCCGCCTTCTTGGGACCAAAAAAAGATAGCTGGCAAGGAATGGCTGAGGCAGTTTCTTAGAAGACATGAAGATTTATCACTTCGTAAACCAGAACCTACAAGTTTGGCCAGATCAACATccttcaataaaacaaatatatcttcCTTTTTTAAGAACTACAAAGAAGCTTTGTCTCGTggagatttttccccagaaaaaaTTTGGAATTGTGACGAGACAGGGTTAACGACTGTCCATGTACCACCAAAAATTGTAGGACCTAAGGGAATAAAACAATTAGGTCAAATGACCAGTGGAGAGCGAGGTCAAAATGTAACCTTGATAGCCTCAATAAATGCAATCGGAAATCATATTCCGccaatgatgatatttccgagggTTAATTTTAAGCCTCACATGCTAAAAGGTTGTCCAGTTGGAACTATAGGAGGTGCAAATTCGTCCGGCTGGtcaaacgaaatattgtttttgGAATACCTACAACACTTTAAAAATCATGTGAAACCAACAGTTGAAAATCCAGTTATATTACTTTTGGATAATCACGATAGCCACGTTAATGTAAGTGTCATTAATTTCTGTAAGAAGAATGGAATTCTACCGATAACGTTTCATCCCCACACCAGCCACAAAATGCAACCGCTCGATCGAACAGTTTTTGGACCGATGAAAACTTACTATAATACCGCCTGTAGTGAGTGGATGATTATGCACCCTGGACAACCTATTACGATTTACGATATAGCCGAACTTGCAGGTAAGGCATTTCCAAAAGCATTTACTACATCTAATATCCAGAAGGGATTTGAGGTGAGCGGTCTCTATCCCGTCAAtgaaaacatttttgaagataatgAGTTTCTATCTTCGTATGTAACTGATCGTCCTTTAAACCAGCTTACTGACAGTCGCGAGCAAGTCAATGTTGAACAGGACGGGGAAAAAACTAAAACTACAGTTAATGAAATGGAAGTCTCTACTCCTTCTACCTCAAATATTCGTCAAGCAGGAACTTCAGGAAGTTCTATTACACCTGAAATGTTGCGACCCTATCCAAAGGCACCTGTTCGCAAATAG
- the LOC140438778 gene encoding uncharacterized protein: MASFGATEIVRNTNVNGQQYNSTFKSKGQVYHKMGSLLPMPNEAHKFLQIYFMGGEDSGSALANRVNARCDYNNLDSFFARRIVSDLDALLNEHNELLKIFKSNMHKLQSDNHAIVINSDKTPAGEHIRRFNAPVVEDVAGIMVGDRTGTREIVIRRRNNNLQFIADTHRSYDALQYPLIFWKGQDGYCINIKQRDPVSGAETNKNVSSKDYYAYRLMIRCGLDNVILRCRELCQQFIVDMYAKIEGEQLRYLRYNQLKLRAEEYIHLRDAINNNADVAEIVKWQKSGLPHAHNLVWLIDKIRPEEIDSIISAEISDPSTDQVLFDIVTANMIHGPCGTLHRSSPCMADGKYTKNFPKDFTNDTITNTDGYPIYRRRSPGNGGYSFIKNISNTDIDIDNRWVVPYSPLLSKTYNAHINVEFCSSVKSIKYICKYVHKGSDMAVFRVENTNVNAPPMNKNDEITLYQIGRYISSNEAAWSILGFPNHERDPVVVHLAVHLENGQRVFFTNEIVLQIHLKLHSQHFLNCVIVVFKSL; the protein is encoded by the exons ATGGCATCGTTTGGAGCAACAGAAATAGTTCGAAATACTAATGTTAATGGTCAACAATACAATTCTACATTCAAAAGCAAAGGCCAAGTTTATCATAAAATGGGCTCATTGCTGCCAATGCCAAACGAAGCACATAAATTTTTACAAATCTACTTTATGGGCGGCGAGGATTCCGGAAGCGCACTTGCTAATCGCGTGAATGCACGTTGTGACTACAATAACCTTGATTCATTTTTTGCCAGGCGCATCGTCAGCGACTTGGACGCTTTATTGAACGAGCACAATGAATTGTtgaaaatattcaaatcaaaCATGCACAAATTACAAAGCGATAATCACGCTATTGTCATTAACTCTGATAAAACACCAGCTGGAGAACATATTCGTAGATTCAATGCACCTGTTGTTGAAGACGTTGCTGGAATCATGGTTGGCGATCGTACAGGTACACGAGAAATTGTGATTCGTAGAAGAAATAATAATCTTCAGTTCATTGCTGATACACATCGTTCATATGATGCTCTCCAATATCCGCTAATATTCTGGAAGGGACAAGACGGATATTGCATAAACATAAAACAACGAGATCCCGTATCAG gAGCTGAAACAAACAAGAACGTTAGCTCGAAAGATTATTATGCGTACCGATTAATGATTCGGTGCGGCCTGGACAACGTCATTCTACGATGTCGTGAGCTTTGTCAACAATTCATTGTCGACATGTACGCGAAGATAGAGGGCGAGCAACTACGATACTTACGATATAATCAACTCAAGCTACGTGCGGAAGAGTACATTCACTTACGAGACGCTATTAACAACAACGCCGACGTCGCCGAAATTG TTAAATGGCAAAAGAGTGGATTACCTCATGCGCACAATTTGGTTTGGTTAATCGACAAAATCCGTCCTGAAGAAATCGATAGTATCATTTCTGCGGAAATTTCAGATCCGTCTACTGACCAAGTGCTGTTTGATATTGTTACAGCAAACATGATCCATGGTCCATGTGGTACTCTTCATCGTTCATCGCCTTGCATGGCAGATGGAAAATATACTAAAAATTTCCCTAAAGATTTCACTAATGATACGATAACAAATACCGACGGATATCCAATATATCGTCGAAGAAGTCCCGGTAATGGCGGATactcatttattaaaaatatcagcAACACAGACATTGACATTGACAATCGTTGGGTGGTGCCGTATTCACCTCTGCTAAGCAAGACATACAATGCTCATATTAATGTTGAGTTTTGCAGTTCTGTGAAGAGCATCAAATATATTTGCAAGTATGTCCATAAAGGCAGTGATATGGCTGTGTTTAGAGTAGAAAATACTAATGTAAATGCTCCCCCAATGAATAAAAACGATGAAATTACGCTCTACCAAATTGGACGGTACATCAGCTCCAATGAAGCTGCTTGGAGTATCTTAGGTTTTCCAAATCATGAACGGGATCCAGTAGTTGTTCATTTAGCCGTCCATCTTGAAAACGGTCAGCGTGTATTTTTCACGAACGAGATCGTGCTACAAATCCACCTAAAACTACACTCACAGCATTTTTTGAATTGTGTAATAGTAGTGTTCAAATCTCTTTAa
- the LOC140438779 gene encoding uncharacterized protein — MDLLKRERGTCKSTITRILNWINNSLDIQTNTFELDHRKAHLVNTFNNYNDICNKIESIDAVDLHAENREEIEDKYFSAMSRIDGKLSQSTLSNSSSSPSHSQSQEPASNSNVRLPPISVPNFNGEYSKWLSFYQLFSSLVKDNNSITKAQKLIYLKSSLKGEPLTLIDSLEVTHENFDLAITILEKKYDNNLAIINSHINAIIDFPTLSKSNYHSLNEFVNDLKRYIDSLKILHVPIESWDYLLINIIIRKLDFATKRYYGERRDRDNTPSIVELFEILNERCNILADLTYTSDSKREKSHGKYNATSLHLNASATLPSRVYIKCNYCNDSAHKIYTCRKFSSLPHSEKYNFLKANHMCSNCLGTKHTHADCPSRTCSICSKKHHTLLHQNSYAQNTNYSGSSHSPHSENYRSNINGNHSRSNHSTQNPSYDNRTKHNSFRQPNDASPTTSQNTNSPSLSYQHKNTTHSTEPRRTNNVQPSTSNNFPDNGNDSSVALSATNKSFTYSSVLLSTVQVNLIDKSGRPLLIKAVLDSGSQKTFCSQELLSKINCKIYHRELQISGISQGSFTSNLMANINVHSPNLKSQHLNLNCAVIPKITCQLPQFHIHPNKLNIPKGFTLADKHFYQKSNIDLLIGADYYYDILQPGLVKLGHNLPTLFNTIFGWAIAGNVPNYAQSKNNVSLFVQTQNTHSSDSNLEALVSKFWETEDCPGEKILSPDDQLAESNFINHLKILENGRFQVNLPQKSPSEHLKLGESFQIAKKRFESLEKRFKNDSNLYNAYKHFIDQYISLNHGKYVPLTYHNSLDENKYFLPHHCVLKDSATTKLRVVFDGSAKTTSGYSLNQILLTGFQTQPDLFDILCRFRQFKFVFIADIEKMYRQINANPNQTFLQNILWRDSPHEPLKCIELTSVTYGVTCSSFLATRCLKEIATLNTTKYPLGSDALLNQTYVDDILYGTNTLAELEAHL, encoded by the coding sequence ATGGATCTATTGAAAAGAGAGCGTGGCACATGCAAGTCTACAATCACTAGAATTTTAAATTGGATCAATAACTCCCTTGATATTCAAACTAACACCTTTGAATTAGATCACCGAAAAGCACATTTAGTTAATACCTTTAATAATTACAATGATATTTGCAATAAAATAGAATCTATTGATGCGGTCGACTTGCATGCCGAAAATAGGGAAGAAATCGAGGATAAATACTTCTCTGCTATGTCACGAATTGACGGAAAATTATCTCAATCAACGCTCAGTAACTCATCTTCTTCCCCATCACATTCTCAATCACAGGAACCCGCTAGTAATTCAAATGTAAGGTTACCACCCATTTCCGTCCCCAATTTCAATGGTGAATACAGTAAATGGCTCTCTTTTTACCAATTATTTTCTTCTCTAGTAAAGGATAACAATAGTATCACAAAAGcacaaaaattaatatatttaaaatcttcTCTTAAAGGTGAACCCTTAACTTTAATTGACTCACTTGAAGTTACTCACGAAAATTTTGATCTCGCAATaactattttagaaaaaaaatatgataataatCTCGCGATAATAAATTCGCATATTAACGCTATAATAGATTTCCCTACACTTTCAAAGAGCAATTATCATTCATTAAATGAATTCGTAAATGATTTGAAAAGATATATTGACTCCTTAAAAATTCTGCATGTTCCGATCGAATCGTGGGATTATctcttaataaatattataattaggAAACTTGATTTTGCCACTAAACGGTATTATGGCGAAAGAAGGGATCGCGACAACACTCCCTCGATTGTCGaactttttgaaatattgaatgaaCGGTGCAACATTCTCGCAGACCTAACATATACCTCTGActcaaaaagagaaaaatcacacGGCAAATATAATGCTACCTCTCTCCACCTCAACGCCTCTGCTACACTCCCATCTCGCGTTTATATTAAATGTAATTACTGCAATGATTCAGCTCACAAAATATATACATGCAGAAAATTTTCCTCTCTGCCACACtctgaaaaatataactttcttaaGGCTAATCACATGTGTTCTAACTGTTTGGGTACAAAACACACCCATGCTGATTGTCCTTCACGAACTTGCTCAATCTGTTCCAAAAAACACCACACTCTACTGCATCAAAACTCCTATGCGCAAAATACCAATTATTCTGGCTCTTCCCATTCTCCGCATTCCGAAAATTATCGTTCTAACATAAATGGAAATCATTCACGATCTAACCATTCAACACAAAACCCTTCGTATGATAATAGAACTAAACATAACTCTTTTCGTCAACCAAATGATGCCAGTCCAACAACCTCACAAAACACCAATTCTCCTAGTCTCTCATATCAACATAAAAATACCACGCACTCCACGGAACCGCGTCGGACTAATAATGTCCAACCTTCTACTTCTAACAATTTTCCAGACAATGGAAACGACTCCAGCGTTGCTTTGAGTGCTACAAATAAGTCCTTTACATACTCTTCAGTTCTCTTATCCACTGTTCAAGTTAATTTGATCGACAAATCAGGAAGGCCCTTACTAATTAAGGCAGTCCTAGACTCTGGAAGCCAAAAAACGTTCTGTTCTCAAGAGTTGCTAAGTAAAATCAATTGCAAAATTTATCACAGGGAATTACAAATTTCTGGCATTTCACAAGGCTCTTTCACCTCGAACTTAATGGCAAATATTAATGTTCATTCTCCTAATTTAAAATCTCAGCACCTTAACTTGAATTGTGCAGTTATCCCAAAAATAACTTGTCAGTTACCTCAATTTCATATTCACCCCAATAAGCTCAATATACCCAAGGGTTTCACTCTTGCTGACAagcatttttatcaaaaatcaaataTTGACCTTTTGATAGGAGCAGATTATTATTATGACATTCTTCAACCAGGTCTCGTAAAGTTAGGACATAATCTCCCTACTCTTTTCAATACAATTTTTGGCTGGGCAATCGCTGGCAATGTTCCAAACTACGCTCAGTCTAAAAATAATGTCTCTCTATTTGTGCAAACTCAAAATACCCACTCTTCAGACTCAAACCTTGAAGCCCTTGTTTCTAAATTTTGGGAAACTGAAGATTGCCCCGGCGAAAAAATATTGTCCCCCGATGACCAATTAGCCGAATCAAATTTCATTAATCACCTCAAAATTCTCGAAAATGGTCGATTTCAAGTAAATCTACCTCAAAAATCTCCATCTGAGCACCTCAAGCTTGGTGAATCATTCCAAATTGCAAAAAAACGTTTCGAATCACTTGAAAAGAGATTTAAAAATGACTCCAATTTATATAATGCATAcaaacattttatagatcaatacATCTCCCTAAATCACGGTAAATATGTTCCTCTTACATACCACAACTCGCTAgatgaaaacaaatattttctacCCCATCACTGCGTATTAAAGGATTCAGCAACCACCAAATTGCGCGTAGTGTTCGACGGAAGTGCAAAAACCACTTCTGGATACTCTTTAAACCAGATACTTCTTACCGGCTTTCAAACACAGCCAGATCTCTTTGATATCCTCTGTCGGTTTCggcaatttaaatttgttttcatcGCCGACATCGAAAAGATGTATCGGCAAATTAATGCCAATCCCAATCAGACTTTTTTACAAAACATCCTTTGGAGAGATAGCCCACACGAACCCTTAAAGTGTATTGAGCTAACGTCTGTAACCTATGGCGTAACGTGCTCCAGTTTTCTAGCCACTCGCTGTTTAAAAGAGATAGCTACTTTAAATACCACAAAATACCCCCTTGGTTCTGATGCACTGTTAAATCAGACATATGTCGATGATATTTTATACGGAACCAACACTCTAGCCGAATTAGAAGCTCATTTGTGA